The Proteiniphilum propionicum genome contains the following window.
AAATGCCCAATCTTGTTGCTTTTGTGTAATCGGGGCAAGTCGCTTACTTTGTTCGGCGACTTTTTTCTGTAATAAAGTTCTCGGTTTCATTCGTCGAAAAGGCTTTTTTGAACGCACGGTTCGGGTTGTACATTCGGACGTTTCCTTATTCGTGTCATACGTTCGTAAGCATCATTTTCGGCTCGCTTAATGGCGTTCTGACGTGCCTGTTCCTTTTCTTCGGCAGTCAATTCAATAGTATGATTTACAATAATATTGCAGTCAATGGGATTGCCGATTTCAATATTGTCTTCATCATAAAAATGTACAGCCATCGAAAAAATTTCATCATCGGCAAAACCGTTGCATCCACTCTGCTTTACGCAATTGAGAATATAAGTGATGCAGTCGTCAAGGTTTTTTTCCGATTTATTGAACGAAACGGCAAACAGTTTGTCCGTTTCGGCTCTGTTTCTCAGATAGGCTTCTATCGTATTTTTGAAATGTTCGGTTGTTTTCATCTTTTATATGTATTACTTCCTTTCAACCTTTCCGTCAAATGACGGAAAGGTGTTGGGAATATTGATTAAACTAATTGAATGATTTTAACGGTCTGTTGATGATAATTCAGTATGTCTTTAATTGAAAATTCCGAAGTCCAAAACTCCTCTCTGGAATACTTTCCGTGTGCGGAGTAAATTGCCGTTCCGTTTCGGTAAAACGACAAACGATAAGTGTCCAACCGGTTTTCCGGCACAAGAAACGTATCGTGTTCGTTCTCGTCCAATTCCACAAACGTCCAATCATTTTCGC
Protein-coding sequences here:
- a CDS encoding PcfK-like family protein, whose translation is MKTTEHFKNTIEAYLRNRAETDKLFAVSFNKSEKNLDDCITYILNCVKQSGCNGFADDEIFSMAVHFYDEDNIEIGNPIDCNIIVNHTIELTAEEKEQARQNAIKRAENDAYERMTRIRKRPNVQPEPCVQKSLFDE